The following are encoded together in the Diabrotica undecimpunctata isolate CICGRU chromosome 7, icDiaUnde3, whole genome shotgun sequence genome:
- the LOC140446267 gene encoding uncharacterized protein: protein MASIWVKVLVPINYRSQLLQTMDATVDVESNNIESLIDDLSALRNNWDKILSECKHVVNAYGIEPELSTSRARKRKTFHDETATEDVMLNLSPEERFKTEVFYTIIDVLVANLKTRFTALREIEMKFSFLWKYNEMDENTISESCVRFAEEYNSDVSRDLVDEMIYLKTFETSKTFEQARVS, encoded by the coding sequence ATGGCGTCAATTTGGGTGAAAGTGTTGGTACCCATCAACTacagaagtcaactacttcaaacTATGGACGCTACTGTGGATGTTGAGAGTAATAATATAGAGAGCCTAATTGATGATTTAAGTGCCTTAAGAAATAACTGGGACAAGATATTGTCTGAATGCAAACATGTTGTAAATGCTTATGGTATCGAACCGGAACTCTCCACTTCCCGTGCGAGAAAGAGGAAGACTTTTCACGATGAAACAGCTACAGAAGATGTAATGTTAAATTTATCCCCGGAAGAACGCTTCAAAACAGAAGTTTTTTACACAATAATTGATGTTTTGGTGGCCAACCTGAAAACGAGGTTCACAGCATTGAGAGAAATCgaaatgaaattttcatttttatggaAGTATAACGAAATGGACGAGAATACGATCTCAGAAAGTTGTGTAAGATTTGCCGAAGAGTACAATTCAGATGTAAGCAGGGATCTAGTTGATGAAATGATTTACTTGAAAACTTTTGAAACCAGCAAAACTTTTGAACAAGCTCGTGTCTCTTAA